The Primulina tabacum isolate GXHZ01 chromosome 1, ASM2559414v2, whole genome shotgun sequence genome contains the following window.
ccattaccaccagctatagcttttgttAAAGCGGCAAACGAtcgatcctacaattggtatcagagccaaggtcagtggttcgattctcattgattgcaaggagtgcaattattgggatggagattgttgggtgcaataattgcttaataataataaattttgtgtttgaaataatttaacataggctctgatacaaTTTTCGGCCCAGAAAATCAATCATTAGGAATTACACTTATAAGGGATATTTTGGTCTTTTTAAACTTGTTAGGGAGTTCAAACAAATGTTTTTAAGTGTAGGGAGTTAGAATaaatttgacttgagttttatAGATTTATCTACAATTTGCCCTAAAAAAAACCCGAAAGGTTTCcgattaataaataaacaaaaggGATTCCAATgtaaatttcaaaagtatttgGGGGAGAAATCGAAATAAGTAGAAGCTTGGGCTATTATGTTAATAAACCCGGTCTTCCCAAGAAGGAATCGTATTAGGGTTTCGAGCTACAAGTTTCTTTATTCTTTCCGTCGCTTCCTCCCCGCCTTCGAACATTTATCGAGTAACCATGGCAGCTGAAGAGGCTGCGCCGATGGCTCTGAATTACATTCCGGAAGTGATATTGAAGAAGAGGAAGAACAATGAGGAGTGGGCCATTAGAAGGAAGCTTCAGTTACAAGAGAGGGTTAAGCGGCTTAAGTCGGAGAAGTTTGCTATCAAAAAGCCCGAGCAATTCATCCGTGAATTTCGTGATAAAGTAAAAATGCTTGCTATCAGccatttttttattcattttccgaatttttaaaactttgtgAGCTATTTTGACCCTAAAACACAGGTTTGCTATTGCTTGCTTGTGTTTTCTGTTACTTGCTTGTTTGTGTCGTCGCTCTTACTTGATTTTGTGTGTCGGTGTGTGTGTGGCTGATGAATGCCATACGGGTGGCAATTACGgcagaaaatttatttttggattgaTGATCACTTATGGGATCGGATTATATTTTCTAATTTCCAGACAAACAGACCACTTATTTTAATTCCAGACCATTGTGCTGGTGCATTTTTAATGTACTGGACACATATGTTCATGGGATTGTAAGTGACTTGGTAGTTCATTTTTCTCTCGGTATTATATGTGACTCTTCAAGAGGTGATTCTTGGTGGTCTACAGAAGTTCGAGGGcttgattattaattttttttttcatttttatatttcaaaagAGTCTTGCATTCGGTAAATAACAAAATCAAGTGGGTTTTTTGCTATAGAAGAACTTCAGTATTTTATCTTATTGTTTGTGGGTGTAAAATCCATTAAAGTTCTACTGTTACATATGTCAAGTTGTAAGCTTTTGTATAGGAGTCCAACTTATCTGTCctgaaatatttaataaatggtAGATTGCAAAAATTACCCATATTCATTGCTTTGTATCCAGGAGTTGGACCTCATCCAAATGAAGTGTAGGGGAAGAAGGCTAAGGAGATGGGCAACAGCTACATTTGATTCCGAGCTCTTATTCATCATACGCATTGGGGGGTGAGCTCAAATAGTCTAGCCCTTgcctctttttttaaaaaattatttaaatttgatgttttCTTTACTATTTTAACTTACTATTTTCAGGAAAAATGACATGCATCCACAAACTCGTAAGCTTCTGTATTCTTTGAGATTAAGGAAAATCTTCAGCGGGGTGTTTGTGCAGGGAAATGAAAGAATAATGGAAATCTTACAGAAGGTGGAGCCTTATGTGACCTATGGGTATGTGATATTTTTCTTTACATCATTCCTAATGCTTTAAGGCTGGTTATTTAGCAAGCTttttaagtatttttttttcaagCACTTTACTGTTTGGATAGAGTAGTGAAGAATACCTATTTGTTGAGCTTTTAGAAGAGGAAAGAGCCATATTTTGTCTTTTTAGTTACTTTTTTTTCGTGTGAAAAAAACCCATCCAGACAACTTATTTTTCAAAAgcccttttaaaaaaataatctcaTATACTCTAACTTTTTGTATTCAAACACACTATCTAATAATAATACCATGAGTTGGCTCTTCTTATCTTGAACTTTCCAAAATGGGGCTAAATTATCATAATGCTGGCTGGTTTGAATTCTCTGTTTGAGTTTGTATTTATGTTGAGTCTAGGTGTTGCATTAAAAAGTTAAGCATTGGAACTCTGTTTTCTGAGAAATTGTGCATATATTGGAATGGAAGAAGTAAAAGGAATCATTTTCTTCAAAAAATTGACAGTTGACTACCTAGTCAACTTCATACCTATAAAACCAGTTCAACCTACAAATAGCGCAAAGCTTTCTCCAGCTAGCTTGCAGTTGGCTATGTTGATTACACATTGTCTTTCCAAGGCTAGAACTTGTATCTGTGTTCTGTTCCATGCGTAAAACTTGGATCCGAACAGCTGTCTATTACTTTTTCATTTGTTCTGATTTTTGTCCAGACACGTGAATAATAAAACGGAGGATTATCTGAGCAATTTACCTATTGATCAATCATCAATTATATTCCAATTTAATGGACTCTCATGGTTGGCAGTTATCCAAATCTGAAGAGTGTGAAGGACTTGATATACAAAAAGGGTGTTGTAAAAGTTGGCAAGCAGAGGATTCCTTTAACGGACAATAACATAGTTGAACAGGTATTGATCTATATTCAAAGCATGTTTTCCTGTTGGTTTTTCCTCGAGAAGTCTTAACATCATAATGTAATTCCTTATTCTGGCAGGAATTGGGTCAGAATAACATCATATGCATTGAGGATATTGTGTCTGAAATTGCTAACGTCGGCACACATTTTAAGGCAGTCACTAATTTTCTTCGTCCCTTTGTGTTGAACAACCCGGATAAAGCATTGAGCGGTAGGAAAAAACGATTTAAGGATGGAGGAGACTCTGGAAATCGCGGGGACCTTATAAACGAGTTACTTGGAAAGATGAATTAGCATAAGAAAATTAGATCTTGTAACGTGCTAGACGATCAAATactattgtttttttttcttggaAAGTCTAATATTACTGTTTTCATGAGTATATTCTGATTTATGGCTCTCCATTAATTATGGTTGTGAATCACAATTGCTTGTGCTTTCGCTTTGCCTAGAGTAATGAATGACCctctgatttaatctgtcttaATTTGGTATTCGTACTTCTCCTTCATCCCTCTCCCCATAGAACGAAATATGAACTTCGAAGCTGTCGTTTGCGTCCCATGATTTATTTTCCCTAACCTAGTAATACCTACCTGCGTCAATAGTGGATGCTTGATTACTTCTACATTCTCAACATCCATCACTTTAAATCTGAAGACCAAAAAATATATCAGAAAAAACTTCCAAAGCGAACTTCAATTGACATTTGttgttaaattaaattttttttgttgaagtGTGAGGTCACAGTTGAAATTGGTGGCGGATTCCAAGATGTTGACAAGAAACTATGATTTCATGCGCTTCGAGTTAAAAACCTGTGTGTTCTATTGGTCAAATGGGGaaattttgttttactttttaaATTTCACAAGTGACTGCTTGGCGTTCGTTCTGAAAGAAAATTAGGTGAATCATCTAAAAAAAACCTAAGAACTTAACAGACGTGACATTGTGACATCATGTATagaaaaaatgtaaaataaagTATACAAAAGAGACAGCCCAACAAATgcactaaaataaaaaaaaaatacatctcACTTATTTTATCCATTCTCAACACCTAAACCATACAACACACCGGAATACTTCTCCATCGAGCCGATGAAGAAGTTCt
Protein-coding sequences here:
- the LOC142546970 gene encoding large ribosomal subunit protein uL30z-like yields the protein MAAEEAAPMALNYIPEVILKKRKNNEEWAIRRKLQLQERVKRLKSEKFAIKKPEQFIREFRDKELDLIQMKCRGRRLRRWATATFDSELLFIIRIGGKNDMHPQTRKLLYSLRLRKIFSGVFVQGNERIMEILQKVEPYVTYGYPNLKSVKDLIYKKGVVKVGKQRIPLTDNNIVEQELGQNNIICIEDIVSEIANVGTHFKAVTNFLRPFVLNNPDKALSGRKKRFKDGGDSGNRGDLINELLGKMN